A genomic segment from bacterium encodes:
- a CDS encoding DUF2066 domain-containing protein, with amino-acid sequence MTDRHTTPRWRVPAASLGVLLVTLAAGVPSFGAFVGGATPPKDVPQFSFVARNLESMYQAVAVVTGSDKRYRGMGFAQCLRTVLAKVSGNPRLGKDPRVDRFTRQANLFVASFDYVDQMAAYHVKDDQGTYDRPFNLTVRFVPAKIDAILATLGERPWHGERPVIIPALAVHGVSTAYLLSANVAAGADQRGSLEEMASEMGLRVRFPTDAQLAGWGVTLQRFAPPRASTRPNQALVAGTLQFQTALPGWAGSWRMRYRSGDYAWTIRGVNFDAAFRDLVNGVALVASGHGAPE; translated from the coding sequence ATGACGGATCGGCACACGACACCGCGGTGGCGCGTCCCTGCCGCGTCCCTCGGGGTACTCCTGGTCACTCTCGCGGCCGGGGTCCCATCCTTCGGCGCATTTGTAGGGGGGGCCACCCCGCCCAAGGACGTCCCCCAGTTTTCGTTCGTGGCGCGGAATCTCGAAAGCATGTATCAGGCTGTCGCGGTTGTGACGGGGTCCGACAAGCGGTACCGCGGGATGGGGTTCGCCCAGTGTCTGCGGACGGTACTCGCGAAGGTCTCAGGCAATCCACGGCTCGGGAAGGATCCGCGGGTCGACCGTTTCACCCGGCAGGCGAATCTGTTTGTCGCGTCCTTTGACTACGTGGATCAGATGGCCGCCTACCACGTCAAGGATGACCAGGGCACCTACGACCGGCCGTTCAACCTCACGGTGCGCTTTGTCCCGGCGAAGATCGACGCGATCCTCGCGACGCTCGGGGAGCGGCCCTGGCACGGTGAGCGGCCGGTCATCATCCCGGCGCTGGCGGTGCACGGCGTGAGCACCGCCTACCTCCTCAGCGCGAACGTCGCCGCGGGCGCCGACCAGCGGGGCTCACTCGAGGAGATGGCGAGCGAGATGGGTCTGCGCGTCCGCTTCCCGACGGACGCGCAGTTGGCCGGATGGGGCGTGACGTTACAGCGATTTGCGCCGCCCCGCGCGTCGACGCGGCCGAACCAAGCACTGGTCGCCGGCACGTTGCAGTTCCAAACGGCCCTGCCCGGGTGGGCCGGATCGTGGCGAATGCGCTACCGGAGCGGCGACTACGCATGGACGATCCGCGGGGTGAATTTCGACGCGGCGTTTCGGGATCTTGTGAACGGCGTCGCTCTGGTCGCGTCAGGCCACGGCGCGCCGGAGTGA